The Tribolium castaneum strain GA2 chromosome 3, icTriCast1.1, whole genome shotgun sequence sequence ATCATTCATTGTTACAGAAATCTATTATCTAATCACTTGAAATTCTCACAGCACTCTTGACCATGTTTTTGTTTAGGACCccgatattttattaaaaagtgttacaaataaaatatataaatatggATAAAAAGCAGTCTTTAGTCTTGATGGGGCGAATAAAACTTTGATGGCAATACTGGTGACACGCTATTGCTTCCAAATCGTTCGTTAAACGAGCGATTCTGGGACTGGTAGCGCATTTCAATGACTTTGTCATAAAACCGTGACAATTTAACAGCATTTGAGGAACCAGCTGCGAGATATCGCGCCTGTCGCGTGTCCAGGATGATTTCATCGGCCCCAAACTGGCTGGCAAAAGTACCTGTCGTAGATTTCCTCTCATCAATCTGATCAAGCTTCGTCCCAATGACAAGAATGGGCATTGGAGTATTACCAAAGAAATTCTCTGGGTCGTATTCATCCATGCTACTGATTGAAGTTAGCGATGTTTGATTAACGTCATGGTTTATCAATTCTTGCAACCATTTGTGGAGATTCAATTCGGACTTTCGGTTTGTTAAATCATGAACTAGAATCACCCCGTGGCAAGGGTTGTAAAATACAGGTCTTGTGTTTCTGTGA is a genomic window containing:
- the LOC100142384 gene encoding rab-like protein 3; translated protein: MTAIDRVRIMVLGDSGVGKTSFVHLVAHNEPIRSPSWTVGCSVEVKLHEYKEGTKDQKTYFIEFWDVGGSNNHRNTRPVFYNPCHGVILVHDLTNRKSELNLHKWLQELINHDVNQTSLTSISSMDEYDPENFFGNTPMPILVIGTKLDQIDERKSTTGTFASQFGADEIILDTRQARYLAAGSSNAVKLSRFYDKVIEMRYQSQNRSFNERFGSNSVSPVLPSKFYSPHQD